The following coding sequences are from one Drosophila sechellia strain sech25 unplaced genomic scaffold, ASM438219v1 Y_24, whole genome shotgun sequence window:
- the LOC116803433 gene encoding WD repeat-containing protein on Y chromosome-like — MSVIFNASVNTKSAVEYQTISSTQSHLAEEQSERLHKWISKDQLEKLHSAFLNTPERHVGIDELRIILEELDITFNDSMYTRLFLKINQNRDFKVDWNEFVSYLIFGFQEEDPSSQKESLILPISGPPMVRKSEHRSAICCLALLKAKSDQIPIDEVTETINFSFGGEDSPEASGMWVTASHEGMMRFWTSHMEPIRTASSESRFSRLFLEPSLLNLP, encoded by the coding sequence ATGTctgtaatatttaatgcgAGTGTAAATACTAAAAGCGCTGTTGAGTATCAGACAATATCATCCACACAAAGTCATTTAGCGGAGGAGCAGTCGGAGCGCTTGCACAAGTGGATTTCAAAGGATCAACTCGAGAAACTTCATTCGGCGTTTCTTAACACTCCCGAGCGTCATGTTGGCATTGATGAATTGCGTATCATACTTGAAGAACTAGACATAACGTTCAATGATTCAATGTATACACGGCTCTTTTTAAAGATTAATCAGAATCGTGATTTTAAGGTGGATTGGAATGAGTTTGTatcttatttaatatttggctTTCAAGAGGAGGATCCGAGCAGCCAAAAGGAGTCTTTAATTTTACCAATCTCCGGACCCCCAATGGTTAGGAAATCAGAACACCGTTCAGCTATATGTTGTTTGGCCCTCCTCAAAGCCAAATCGGACCAAATACCAATTGATGAAGTAACCGAGACTATTAACTTTTCCTTTGGCGGTGAGGATTCTCCAGAAGCTTCTGGAATGTGGGTCACGGCCAGCCACGAGGGAATGATGCGTTTTTGGACATCTCATATGGAACCAATTCGAACTGCATCGTCGGAAAGCA